In one window of Frigoriglobus tundricola DNA:
- a CDS encoding phospholipase C/P1 nuclease family protein → MNRRRLVVLVAVLVAGGLLGGFAAGWWSGGHETIAEAAAARLPDDVPAFYRNGGKHLAHFAVDPDRWKNRDLNFLRREEEGNHYLDAEDLDGKELPATHRYDAMKMIYIDLKKEPNKVGMLPYAIMEYYEKLVVGFADYRKGPTNTSIPMKCLVHGGTLAHYTGDAAMPLHTTRDFDGRNQPDGTVKQKGIHAKIDAFPEKNKLTPEEVCRGLEARKIDDVWAHINKFLAESHTHIPKCYEFDAAGAFEKPTEESRAFILARVRAGTQLTLDLWYTAWVRSEKLKTGFQ, encoded by the coding sequence ATGAACCGGCGCAGACTCGTCGTACTCGTCGCGGTGCTGGTGGCGGGCGGCCTGCTGGGCGGCTTCGCGGCGGGGTGGTGGTCGGGCGGGCACGAGACGATCGCGGAAGCCGCGGCGGCGCGGCTCCCGGACGACGTGCCGGCGTTCTACCGGAACGGCGGGAAACACCTCGCGCACTTCGCGGTCGATCCCGACCGCTGGAAGAATCGGGACTTGAACTTCCTGCGCCGCGAGGAGGAGGGCAACCACTACCTCGACGCCGAAGACCTCGACGGTAAGGAACTGCCGGCCACGCACCGGTACGACGCGATGAAGATGATCTACATCGACCTGAAGAAGGAGCCGAACAAGGTCGGGATGCTGCCCTACGCGATCATGGAGTATTACGAGAAGCTCGTCGTCGGCTTTGCGGACTATCGCAAGGGCCCGACGAACACCTCGATCCCGATGAAGTGTCTGGTCCACGGCGGCACGCTGGCCCACTACACCGGCGACGCCGCGATGCCGCTACACACCACCCGGGACTTCGACGGCCGCAACCAGCCGGACGGCACCGTGAAGCAGAAGGGCATTCACGCGAAGATCGACGCCTTCCCCGAGAAGAACAAGCTCACGCCGGAGGAAGTGTGCCGCGGCCTGGAGGCCCGGAAGATCGACGACGTGTGGGCGCACATCAACAAGTTCCTCGCGGAATCACACACGCACATTCCGAAGTGCTACGAGTTCGACGCGGCGGGCGCGTTCGAGAAGCCGACGGAGGAGAGCCGGGCGTTCATCCTGGCCCGCGTCCGCGCCGGGACTCAGCTCACGCTCGACCTGTGGTACACCGCCTGGGTGCGGAGCGAAAAGTTGAAGACCGGTTTTCAGTGA